The following proteins are encoded in a genomic region of Methylobacterium tardum:
- a CDS encoding marine proteobacterial sortase target protein: MPFSVPRSALGQPRAAALSPLFLGLLALLVMLASAHAMPGPARGGLMLRGPAGTAPVEAVRLATDIGVDVSGPTARATVTQAFRNTTADWVEGTYVFPLPEDAAVDGMKLVVGTRVIVADIRERAAAKRAYEAAKAAGQSAALTEQERPNVFTNTVANIGPGETVLVQITYQQTIPVSGETRMLRLPLVVAPRYNPAPSTVGTVALDGSAEAARDPVPDRARISPPVLDPAASLPVNPVAVTVRLKAGFAIGAVHSATHAIRVTEAGPEARTVTLADGAVPADRDLELTWEPVPSRMPGLGLFRETVAGRTYLLATLTPPTVEAEAAARPARDVTFVIDNSGSMAGASMRQAKAGLLAGLAGLTPRDRFNVIRFDDTWDALHPAPVPATPEALSEAERFVAALEARGGTEMLAPLKAALADPHPEDGRVRQVVFLTDGAVGDEERIFAAIHANLGRSRLFMVGIGSAPNGHLMRHAAAIGRGSFTEIRDLAQVDARTRELYAKLESPAVTDLTATFSGPGAEVTPGALPDLYRGEPLVFAARLPEIGGSVTVSGRVGGRRWSRTLALSGAAPGAGISKVWARSRIGETETARITGRLGTDAADAAILALALEHGLTTRLTSLVAVDATPRRAPGTPLVAADLPLNLPAGWDFAKVFGTDRSVAPADGAGARIVPINAAGDGIDLPQTGAGILPQLGLGLLLALLGVLLSAGLRRSGGRRIGEAR; the protein is encoded by the coding sequence ATGCCGTTCTCCGTTCCACGATCCGCACTCGGGCAGCCGCGCGCCGCCGCGCTGTCCCCGCTCTTCCTCGGTCTGCTGGCGCTGCTCGTCATGCTCGCCTCGGCCCACGCGATGCCGGGGCCGGCACGGGGCGGCCTGATGCTGCGCGGGCCGGCCGGCACCGCGCCGGTGGAGGCCGTCCGACTGGCGACCGATATCGGCGTCGACGTGAGCGGCCCGACCGCTCGCGCCACCGTCACCCAGGCCTTCCGCAACACCACGGCCGACTGGGTCGAGGGCACCTACGTGTTTCCCCTACCGGAGGATGCGGCCGTCGACGGGATGAAGCTCGTCGTGGGCACCCGCGTGATCGTCGCCGATATCCGCGAGCGGGCGGCGGCCAAGCGCGCCTACGAGGCCGCGAAGGCGGCCGGGCAATCGGCGGCCCTCACCGAGCAGGAGCGGCCGAACGTCTTCACCAACACGGTCGCCAATATCGGCCCCGGGGAGACGGTGCTGGTCCAGATCACCTATCAGCAGACGATCCCCGTCTCCGGCGAGACGCGGATGCTGCGCCTGCCGCTGGTGGTGGCGCCGCGCTACAATCCGGCGCCGTCGACCGTGGGCACGGTCGCCCTCGACGGTTCGGCCGAGGCGGCGCGCGATCCCGTTCCGGATCGCGCCCGGATCAGCCCGCCCGTGCTCGACCCGGCCGCGTCCCTGCCGGTCAATCCGGTCGCCGTCACGGTGCGGCTCAAGGCGGGCTTCGCCATCGGCGCCGTCCACAGCGCGACCCACGCGATCCGCGTGACCGAGGCCGGCCCGGAAGCCCGCACCGTCACCCTGGCCGACGGCGCGGTGCCGGCCGACCGCGACCTCGAACTGACCTGGGAGCCTGTCCCGAGCCGGATGCCGGGTCTCGGCCTGTTCCGCGAGACCGTCGCCGGCCGGACCTACCTGCTCGCCACCCTGACCCCGCCGACGGTCGAGGCCGAGGCCGCCGCCCGGCCGGCCCGCGACGTCACCTTCGTCATCGACAATTCCGGCTCGATGGCCGGCGCCTCGATGCGGCAGGCCAAGGCCGGGCTGCTCGCAGGCCTCGCCGGCCTGACGCCGCGGGACCGGTTCAACGTCATCCGCTTCGACGACACCTGGGACGCGCTGCATCCCGCGCCCGTCCCGGCGACCCCGGAGGCCTTGTCGGAGGCCGAGCGCTTCGTCGCCGCCCTGGAGGCGCGCGGCGGCACCGAGATGCTGGCGCCCCTGAAGGCGGCCCTGGCCGATCCCCACCCGGAGGACGGGCGCGTGCGCCAGGTCGTGTTCCTCACCGACGGCGCGGTCGGCGACGAGGAGCGGATCTTCGCGGCGATCCACGCGAATCTCGGACGCTCGCGCCTGTTCATGGTCGGCATCGGCTCGGCACCCAACGGCCACCTGATGCGCCACGCCGCCGCCATCGGCCGCGGCAGCTTCACGGAGATCCGCGACCTCGCCCAGGTCGACGCGCGCACCCGTGAGCTCTACGCCAAGCTCGAATCCCCGGCCGTGACCGACCTCACCGCGACCTTCTCGGGTCCCGGCGCCGAGGTGACGCCGGGCGCGCTGCCCGATCTCTATCGCGGCGAGCCGCTGGTCTTCGCCGCCCGGCTCCCCGAGATCGGCGGGTCTGTGACCGTCTCGGGCCGGGTCGGCGGCCGGCGCTGGAGCCGCACGCTGGCCCTTTCCGGGGCCGCGCCGGGCGCCGGCATCTCGAAGGTGTGGGCGCGCTCCCGGATCGGCGAGACCGAGACGGCGCGCATCACCGGGCGCCTCGGCACCGACGCGGCCGATGCCGCGATCCTCGCCCTCGCCCTGGAGCACGGGCTGACGACGCGCCTGACCAGCCTCGTGGCGGTCGACGCCACCCCGCGCCGTGCCCCGGGCACGCCGCTCGTGGCCGCCGATCTGCCGCTGAACCTGCCGGCGGGCTGGGACTTCGCCAAGGTGTTCGGAACGGATCGGAGCGTTGCGCCCGCGGACGGCGCCGGAGCCCGCATCGTGCCGATCAACGCCGCCGGGGACGGCATCGACCTGCCTCAGACGGGGGCCGGGATCCTGCCGCAGCTCGGCCTCGGCCTGCTGCTCGCCCTCCTGGGCGTGCTGCTGAGCGCCGGCCTGCGCCGGTCCGGCGGCCGGCGGATCGGGGAGGCCCGATGA
- a CDS encoding methyl-accepting chemotaxis protein — protein MPSTFGLNRTLGSAIGVIALVSVLSSGAVLITGNQLQEATDARNRSSQLTRGLDNFRTAMLNQETGLRGYLLTGREGSLEPYRSGRLALDEAISRLKVMIGNDAERTRLLADAVAAARSWQADIGEAAVRNAADPSTRAEAVRIEADGKGKQFFDTVREKLAAIETLEDAVRTALVGRVAQAQRDESVALWGGTLLTLLICAGIWIAINRLIVRPLVRVMAFVAQVGEGDLSGRLEAGVAGEVGRLGTTLNAMVAGLSDLARTNRAATADLSAAAAEIRASAQEQAASVEQQFAAVQETAATVDEITHSGAQISKRATEVIATAQATAQTSRQGLRAVSDTAKAMDAIREQAEAVAGNIVSLSEKTQTIGDIIETVNDISERTHLLALNAAIEAAAAGESGRSFAVVASEMKLLADQAKAATGQVRGILGEIQRGINTSVMLTEEAVKRAAAGKTRSDTTQRTIEEITAKVEEGAQVFQQIIASTNQQQLGIEQVMGALQNIRQASQQTAAGTRQVETASANLTELAQALMALAERYRH, from the coding sequence ATGCCGAGCACGTTTGGCCTGAACCGCACGCTGGGCAGCGCCATCGGCGTCATCGCCCTAGTGTCGGTCCTCAGCAGCGGCGCGGTCCTGATCACCGGCAACCAGCTGCAGGAGGCAACGGACGCCCGAAACCGCTCCAGTCAGCTGACCCGCGGCCTCGATAATTTCCGGACCGCCATGCTCAATCAGGAGACCGGGCTGCGCGGCTACCTGCTCACCGGGCGCGAGGGCAGCCTGGAGCCGTACAGGTCCGGACGCTTGGCTCTCGATGAGGCCATCAGCCGGCTCAAGGTGATGATCGGCAACGATGCCGAGCGCACGCGTCTCCTGGCCGACGCCGTGGCCGCCGCGCGGAGCTGGCAGGCCGACATCGGCGAGGCGGCCGTCCGCAATGCGGCCGACCCGTCGACCCGGGCCGAAGCGGTCCGCATCGAGGCGGACGGCAAAGGCAAGCAGTTCTTCGACACGGTGCGCGAGAAGCTCGCGGCCATCGAGACCCTTGAGGATGCGGTGCGCACCGCGCTGGTCGGACGTGTCGCGCAGGCACAGCGCGACGAGAGCGTCGCCTTGTGGGGCGGCACCTTGCTGACGCTCCTGATCTGCGCGGGTATCTGGATCGCCATCAACCGCCTGATCGTCCGTCCCCTCGTGCGCGTCATGGCCTTCGTCGCGCAGGTCGGCGAGGGCGATCTGTCGGGACGGCTGGAGGCGGGCGTGGCCGGCGAGGTCGGCCGCCTCGGCACGACGCTGAACGCGATGGTGGCGGGGCTGTCGGATCTCGCGCGCACCAACCGGGCCGCCACCGCCGACCTGAGTGCGGCCGCGGCCGAGATCCGCGCCTCGGCGCAGGAGCAGGCGGCCTCGGTGGAGCAGCAATTCGCCGCCGTGCAGGAGACCGCCGCCACGGTCGACGAGATCACCCATTCGGGCGCGCAGATCAGCAAGCGCGCCACCGAGGTGATCGCCACCGCCCAGGCCACCGCCCAGACCTCCCGCCAGGGGCTGCGCGCCGTCTCGGACACCGCCAAGGCCATGGACGCGATCCGCGAGCAGGCCGAGGCGGTGGCCGGCAACATCGTCAGCCTGTCGGAGAAGACCCAGACGATCGGCGACATCATCGAGACGGTCAACGACATCTCGGAGCGCACGCACCTCTTGGCGCTCAACGCCGCGATCGAGGCGGCGGCGGCCGGCGAGAGCGGGCGCAGCTTCGCGGTGGTGGCCTCGGAGATGAAGCTGCTGGCCGACCAGGCGAAGGCGGCGACCGGCCAGGTGCGCGGGATCCTGGGCGAGATCCAGCGGGGCATCAACACGTCGGTGATGCTCACCGAGGAGGCGGTCAAGCGCGCCGCCGCCGGCAAGACGCGCTCGGACACGACGCAGCGGACCATCGAGGAAATCACCGCGAAGGTCGAAGAGGGCGCTCAGGTCTTCCAGCAGATCATCGCGTCGACGAACCAGCAGCAGCTCGGCATCGAGCAGGTGATGGGTGCGCTCCAGAACATCCGGCAGGCCAGCCAGCAGACGGCGGCCGGCACGCGGCAGGTCGAGACCGCCTCGGCCAACCTGACGGAGCTCGCTCAGGCGCTCATGGCCCTCGCCGAACGCTACCGGCACTGA
- a CDS encoding thiol-disulfide oxidoreductase DCC family protein: MSDDAPGQTLSVYYDGGCPLCRAEIDQYRRCAGAERLAFVDVGRGVPEPALGPDLPRDAALRRFHVRTAEGQLVSGAAAFARLWQSLPGWRWLGRLIDWRVLGVRPVLPVAEAAYRLSLTVRPRLARLVARRSGA, translated from the coding sequence ATGAGCGACGACGCGCCCGGACAGACCCTCAGCGTCTACTACGATGGCGGCTGCCCGCTGTGCCGGGCCGAGATCGACCAGTACCGCCGCTGCGCGGGCGCGGAGCGGCTCGCCTTCGTCGATGTCGGCCGCGGCGTGCCGGAGCCGGCGCTCGGGCCGGATCTCCCGCGCGACGCCGCCCTGCGGCGCTTCCACGTCCGCACCGCGGAGGGCCAGCTGGTCTCCGGCGCGGCGGCCTTTGCGCGCCTCTGGCAGAGTCTGCCGGGCTGGCGCTGGCTCGGACGGCTGATCGATTGGCGCGTGCTGGGTGTCCGGCCCGTGCTGCCGGTCGCCGAGGCCGCCTACCGCCTGTCCCTGACCGTGCGGCCCCGGCTGGCGCGGCTGGTCGCCCGGCGATCCGGGGCGTGA
- the msrA gene encoding peptide-methionine (S)-S-oxide reductase MsrA has product MSIERAVLAGGCFWGMQDLIRKLPGVVSTRVGYTGGDVPHATYRNHGTHAEGIEITFDPATISFRRLLEFFFQIHDPTTPNRQGNDRGLSYRSAIFYVTPEQKRVAEDTIADVDASGLWPGKVVTEVAPAGDFWEAEPEHQDYLERIPNGYTCHFVRPGWRLPQRSDAA; this is encoded by the coding sequence ATGAGCATCGAACGCGCAGTTCTCGCCGGCGGCTGCTTCTGGGGCATGCAGGATCTGATCCGCAAGCTGCCCGGCGTGGTCTCGACCCGGGTCGGCTACACGGGCGGGGACGTCCCGCACGCGACCTACCGCAACCACGGCACGCATGCGGAGGGGATCGAGATCACGTTCGATCCCGCGACGATCAGCTTCCGCCGCCTGCTCGAATTCTTCTTCCAGATCCACGACCCGACCACGCCGAACCGCCAGGGCAACGACCGCGGCCTGAGCTACCGCTCCGCGATCTTCTACGTCACGCCCGAGCAGAAGCGGGTCGCCGAGGACACGATCGCGGATGTCGACGCGTCGGGCCTCTGGCCGGGCAAGGTCGTGACCGAGGTCGCGCCGGCGGGCGATTTCTGGGAGGCGGAGCCCGAGCACCAGGATTACCTGGAGCGGATTCCGAACGGCTACACCTGCCACTTCGTGCGGCCGGGCTGGCGGCTGCCGCAACGCTCCGACGCGGCCTGA
- a CDS encoding helix-turn-helix domain-containing protein — protein sequence MCGSVRICAGRAPASLPVSEIELSEAQSRAIAQTVREALARRRISRQTLAEEARISLSTLEKALAGRRPFTLATTIRLEEALGQSLRQETGRPAPEAARHAPDALGSYSRESVAWIEGRYLTLRPSFGDAGAIFAYRTEIAWDADSARLVFREAERIDAPFAQSGSVAVPSQSGMIYLVTNWHGQHRLAVLCRPNIQGEMYGILTTLVAGRGTQLTPASAPLALLPEQAGAEFGYGRIGPEAPGHARYRDYLRRVHEDGYATFFPGAL from the coding sequence ATGTGCGGTTCCGTGCGGATCTGTGCGGGTCGAGCCCCTGCGAGCCTGCCCGTGAGCGAGATCGAGCTGTCGGAGGCGCAGAGCCGCGCCATTGCCCAGACCGTGCGGGAGGCCCTGGCTCGTCGCCGCATCTCCCGACAGACCCTGGCCGAGGAGGCCCGGATCAGCCTCTCGACGCTGGAGAAGGCGCTGGCCGGCCGCCGCCCCTTCACCCTGGCGACCACGATCCGGCTCGAGGAGGCTCTGGGCCAGTCCCTGCGCCAGGAGACGGGCCGGCCGGCACCGGAGGCGGCGCGCCACGCGCCCGACGCCCTGGGATCCTACTCGCGGGAGAGCGTGGCCTGGATCGAGGGGCGCTACCTCACCCTGCGGCCCTCTTTCGGCGACGCGGGCGCGATCTTCGCCTACCGGACCGAGATCGCCTGGGACGCCGACAGCGCCCGCTTGGTGTTCCGCGAGGCCGAGCGGATCGACGCCCCGTTCGCGCAATCCGGCAGCGTCGCCGTGCCGAGCCAGTCGGGCATGATCTATCTGGTGACCAACTGGCACGGGCAGCACCGGCTCGCGGTGCTGTGCCGCCCGAACATCCAGGGCGAGATGTACGGGATCCTGACGACGCTGGTCGCCGGCCGCGGCACCCAGCTCACGCCGGCCTCCGCGCCGCTGGCGCTGCTTCCCGAGCAGGCGGGCGCGGAGTTCGGCTACGGGCGCATCGGGCCGGAGGCGCCGGGCCACGCCCGGTACCGGGACTATCTCCGCCGGGTCCACGAGGACGGCTACGCGACGTTCTTCCCGGGCGCGCTCTAG
- a CDS encoding TetR/AcrR family transcriptional regulator, which produces MAQVSGNIDTRRGILDTAHGIVGAKGFSGVGLNEILVAAGVPKGSFYHYFGSKEAFGEALLADYFEAYLADIDATLAEPGLSHAERLMNYWRKWQATQGSIDYQRKCLAVKLAAEVSDLSEPMRLALKRGTAGIIDRVTGAIQAGIAEGSLKVEAEPRATAETLYHLWLGASLMAKIERTDVPFEAAMTTTRRILEPRPV; this is translated from the coding sequence ATGGCACAGGTCAGCGGCAACATCGACACCCGGCGCGGCATCCTCGACACCGCCCACGGCATCGTGGGTGCCAAGGGGTTCTCGGGCGTCGGCCTCAACGAGATCCTGGTCGCGGCCGGGGTCCCGAAGGGGTCCTTCTACCACTACTTCGGCTCGAAGGAGGCGTTCGGCGAGGCCCTCCTGGCCGACTACTTCGAGGCGTACCTCGCCGACATCGACGCGACCCTCGCCGAGCCCGGCCTCAGCCATGCCGAGCGCCTGATGAACTACTGGCGCAAGTGGCAGGCGACGCAGGGCAGCATCGACTACCAGCGCAAGTGCCTTGCGGTGAAGCTCGCGGCGGAAGTCTCGGACCTGTCCGAGCCCATGCGGCTGGCTCTCAAGCGCGGCACGGCCGGGATCATCGACCGTGTGACGGGCGCCATCCAGGCGGGGATTGCCGAGGGCTCGCTGAAGGTCGAGGCCGAACCTCGCGCGACGGCCGAGACGCTCTACCACCTGTGGCTCGGTGCGAGCCTCATGGCGAAGATCGAGCGCACCGACGTACCGTTCGAGGCCGCGATGACGACGACGCGGCGCATCCTGGAGCCGCGACCCGTCTGA
- the msrB gene encoding peptide-methionine (R)-S-oxide reductase MsrB: protein MTTYRKSPEAIAALTPEQYRVTQQNGTERPGTGPLLGNKEPGIYVDIVSGEPLFASAAKYESGCGWPSFTKPIDPAHVTELRDVSHGMVRTEVRSTHGDSHLGHVFNDGPRDRGGLRYCINSAALRFVHRDDMEAQGYGAYLPQVETVS, encoded by the coding sequence ATGACAACCTATCGTAAGTCGCCCGAGGCGATCGCGGCGCTGACGCCGGAGCAGTACCGGGTCACCCAGCAGAACGGCACCGAGCGGCCCGGCACGGGCCCGCTCCTCGGCAACAAGGAGCCCGGCATCTACGTCGACATCGTCTCCGGCGAGCCGCTGTTCGCCAGCGCCGCCAAGTACGAATCCGGCTGCGGCTGGCCGAGCTTCACCAAGCCGATCGACCCCGCGCACGTGACCGAGCTCCGGGACGTGTCGCACGGCATGGTCCGCACCGAGGTCCGGTCCACGCACGGGGACAGCCATCTCGGCCACGTGTTCAACGACGGCCCGCGCGACCGCGGCGGCCTGCGCTACTGCATCAACTCGGCGGCGCTCCGCTTCGTGCACCGGGACGACATGGAAGCGCAGGGCTACGGCGCCTACCTGCCTCAGGTGGAGACGGTATCATGA
- a CDS encoding SDR family oxidoreductase — protein MSSTLQDRTVVIFGGTSGIGLAAARQAQASGARVFVVGFDAAGAERVAAAHGFAGWRAADVTRPETIAAALADIPQVDHLVLLAGTFVAGKVLEADVDYLKRAFDERVWAAVHALRALGDRLARDGSVTLISGALADRPSAQGTAVLAAASAAMEALARGLALELAPVRVNTLSPGTTDTPLLARTLGAHREAYVAALTEKLPQRRLGTAEEAGAAIVFLMSNGFMNGETLHVDGGARLV, from the coding sequence ATGAGCAGCACCCTTCAGGATCGCACCGTCGTCATCTTCGGCGGCACCTCGGGCATCGGCCTCGCCGCCGCCCGGCAGGCCCAGGCCTCCGGCGCCAGGGTATTCGTGGTCGGCTTCGACGCCGCGGGCGCCGAGCGCGTCGCCGCCGCGCACGGCTTCGCCGGCTGGCGCGCCGCGGACGTGACCCGGCCCGAGACCATCGCGGCGGCGCTCGCCGACATCCCGCAGGTCGACCACCTCGTGCTCCTCGCCGGCACCTTCGTGGCCGGGAAGGTGCTGGAGGCCGACGTCGATTACCTGAAGCGCGCCTTCGACGAGCGGGTCTGGGCGGCGGTGCACGCCCTGCGAGCCCTCGGCGACCGGCTGGCCCGGGACGGCTCCGTCACCCTCATCTCCGGCGCCCTGGCGGATCGCCCGAGCGCCCAGGGCACCGCGGTGCTGGCGGCGGCCTCGGCCGCCATGGAGGCCCTCGCCCGCGGCCTCGCTCTCGAACTGGCGCCGGTGCGGGTCAACACCCTGTCGCCCGGCACCACCGACACGCCGCTCCTCGCCCGCACCCTCGGCGCCCACCGCGAGGCCTATGTGGCCGCGCTGACCGAGAAACTGCCGCAGCGCCGGCTCGGCACGGCCGAGGAGGCGGGCGCGGCAATCGTCTTCCTCATGAGCAACGGCTTCATGAACGGCGAGACCCTGCACGTTGACGGCGGCGCCCGCCTCGTCTGA
- a CDS encoding nuclear transport factor 2 family protein, whose product MPETSDTVRPEAEPDYDRLLRANLERVFNERDAGRRAAALAELFVDEPVLYEPADIVRGQAAIAALAGRLLDQFGPTFRFTPVGPAVGHHGLGSLQWQAGPDGGPVAVTGADVAEIVGGRIARLWVLLNPPGL is encoded by the coding sequence ATGCCCGAGACCAGCGACACCGTCCGGCCCGAGGCGGAGCCGGATTACGACCGGTTGCTGCGCGCCAACCTGGAGCGCGTCTTCAACGAGCGCGACGCCGGCAGGCGGGCGGCGGCGCTGGCGGAGCTCTTCGTGGACGAGCCGGTCCTGTACGAGCCCGCCGATATCGTACGGGGCCAGGCCGCCATCGCCGCTCTGGCCGGCAGGCTGCTGGATCAGTTCGGGCCGACATTCCGGTTCACGCCCGTCGGCCCGGCCGTCGGGCACCACGGGCTGGGTTCGCTGCAGTGGCAGGCCGGTCCGGACGGCGGACCGGTCGCGGTCACCGGAGCGGATGTGGCCGAGATCGTCGGCGGCCGGATCGCGCGGCTCTGGGTGCTGCTCAACCCGCCCGGCCTGTGA
- a CDS encoding LysR family transcriptional regulator, with protein sequence MEQIGLDRLTGLIAFARAASLGSYTAAARVLGVSPSAVSKSVQRLEARLGLSLFTRTTRSLTLTPEGRDLHERALRLLREAEAIEQAAVAARSEPAGTLKVTAPLPIGVHLLAPALPRFRARHPKLAVDLRLGDRFVDLIEEGIDVAIRVGDLADSRLVSRRLAPHRLCAFASPDYLARRGTPAHPDELAGHACVNFRFQSTGQTLRWPFRIGAKVLDVTPDAGLVTDSSDAVAAILVAGGGIGISPTYVVAPLVARGALVPILRDFAVERSAVTALWPESRRGNPNVKAFLAFLGEVFPSPTLWDALIGA encoded by the coding sequence ATGGAACAGATCGGCCTCGACCGCCTCACCGGCCTCATCGCGTTCGCGCGCGCGGCGTCGCTCGGGAGCTACACGGCCGCCGCCCGCGTCCTCGGCGTCTCGCCTTCGGCGGTGAGCAAGAGCGTGCAGCGGCTGGAGGCGCGCCTCGGCCTCAGCCTGTTCACGCGCACCACGCGCTCGCTCACCCTGACGCCGGAAGGCCGCGACCTGCACGAGCGGGCGCTGCGGCTCCTGCGCGAGGCCGAGGCGATCGAGCAGGCCGCCGTCGCGGCGCGCTCCGAGCCGGCCGGCACCCTGAAGGTCACGGCGCCGTTGCCGATCGGCGTGCACCTGCTCGCCCCGGCCCTGCCGCGGTTCCGGGCGCGCCACCCGAAGCTCGCGGTCGACCTGCGCCTGGGCGACCGCTTCGTCGACCTGATCGAGGAGGGCATCGACGTCGCCATCCGGGTGGGCGATCTCGCCGATTCGCGCCTCGTCTCCCGCCGTCTCGCGCCGCACCGGCTCTGCGCCTTCGCGTCGCCGGACTACCTGGCCCGTCGCGGCACCCCGGCGCATCCCGACGAGCTGGCCGGCCATGCGTGCGTGAACTTCCGCTTCCAGAGCACGGGCCAGACGCTGCGCTGGCCGTTCCGGATCGGCGCAAAGGTCTTGGATGTCACGCCCGATGCCGGCCTCGTCACGGATTCCAGCGACGCGGTGGCGGCGATCCTGGTCGCCGGCGGCGGCATCGGCATCTCGCCGACCTACGTGGTCGCGCCCCTCGTCGCGCGCGGCGCGCTGGTGCCGATCCTGCGGGATTTCGCGGTCGAGCGCTCGGCCGTCACGGCGCTCTGGCCGGAGAGCCGGCGCGGCAACCCGAACGTCAAGGCGTTCCTGGCCTTCCTCGGCGAAGTCTTCCCGTCGCCGACCCTCTGGGACGCCCTGATCGGCGCGTGA
- a CDS encoding SPFH domain-containing protein: MATIRNIGVIAQLRSEASSHIIRFQNGRVRQSGRGLVFWFRPETASISEVPVDDREMTLFVRGRSRDFQTVVVQGTIGWHVVDPELLARRVDFSINLATGRLQGEPLERIEARLGGIAGQAALQYLGASPIGALLDAGPEPLRAALEAVLAAAPALAEIGLAAVSVRLTNLAPTSELERALQTPTFEALQQKADAATFARRALAVEKERAIAENELATKTELARRETVLIAQEAENARDRAAGLAEARGLEAAAEAERIRLVEGARAEAEQRRAAVYRDMPPAVLLGLAARELAGKLETIEHLNVTPDLLAAVLGEVRGALPAPAAVR, from the coding sequence ATGGCCACGATCCGCAACATCGGTGTGATCGCCCAGCTCCGGAGCGAGGCGAGCAGCCACATCATCCGCTTCCAGAACGGCCGCGTCCGCCAGAGCGGGCGGGGGCTGGTGTTCTGGTTCCGGCCCGAGACCGCGAGCATCAGCGAGGTGCCGGTGGACGACCGCGAGATGACCCTGTTCGTCCGCGGCCGCAGCCGGGACTTCCAGACCGTCGTGGTGCAGGGGACGATCGGCTGGCACGTGGTCGATCCCGAGTTGCTGGCGCGCCGGGTCGACTTCTCGATCAATCTTGCGACCGGGCGCCTGCAGGGCGAGCCGCTGGAGCGGATCGAGGCGCGCCTCGGCGGCATCGCGGGTCAAGCGGCCCTGCAGTATCTCGGGGCGAGCCCGATCGGCGCGCTCCTCGACGCAGGGCCGGAGCCCCTGCGCGCCGCCCTCGAGGCGGTTCTGGCCGCCGCCCCGGCTCTGGCCGAGATCGGCCTCGCGGCCGTGTCGGTGCGGCTGACCAACCTGGCGCCGACCAGCGAGCTGGAGCGGGCCCTGCAGACACCGACCTTCGAGGCCCTGCAGCAGAAGGCCGACGCGGCGACCTTCGCCCGGCGCGCCCTGGCGGTGGAGAAGGAGCGCGCCATCGCGGAGAACGAACTCGCGACGAAGACCGAGCTGGCGCGGCGCGAGACGGTGCTGATCGCCCAGGAGGCGGAGAACGCCCGCGACCGCGCGGCCGGCCTCGCGGAGGCGCGCGGCCTGGAGGCGGCCGCAGAGGCCGAGCGCATCCGGCTGGTCGAGGGCGCCCGGGCCGAGGCCGAGCAGCGCCGCGCGGCGGTCTACCGGGACATGCCGCCGGCCGTGCTGCTCGGGCTGGCCGCGCGCGAGCTCGCCGGCAAGCTCGAGACGATCGAGCACCTCAACGTCACCCCCGACCTGCTCGCCGCCGTTCTGGGCGAGGTCCGCGGCGCGCTTCCCGCGCCGGCCGCGGTGCGCTGA
- a CDS encoding class GN sortase translates to MSGRPGTGLGRALAALLTLAGLGLAAQAAWIPAKAILAQVLLERAFARTLAEGRPMKPWPWADTEPVARLDLAGRSFVVLRGGSGQALAFGPGQLDGTPEAGEPGIAVFAAHRDTQFAVLGDLAPGDPVTVTRRDGRAVRFRVTGARVAPWDASGLDPQAPGRHLALVTCWPLAALRSGPLRLIVEAEAETP, encoded by the coding sequence ATGAGCGGCCGTCCCGGAACCGGACTGGGGAGGGCCCTCGCGGCCCTCCTCACCCTGGCGGGCCTGGGGCTCGCCGCGCAGGCCGCCTGGATCCCCGCCAAGGCCATTCTGGCGCAGGTGCTGCTGGAGCGCGCCTTCGCCCGCACCCTGGCCGAGGGGCGCCCGATGAAGCCGTGGCCCTGGGCCGATACGGAGCCGGTCGCCCGGCTCGACCTGGCCGGCCGCAGCTTCGTGGTTCTGCGCGGCGGCAGCGGGCAGGCGCTGGCCTTCGGTCCCGGCCAGCTCGACGGCACGCCCGAGGCCGGTGAGCCCGGCATCGCGGTCTTCGCCGCGCACCGCGACACGCAGTTCGCGGTGCTGGGGGATCTCGCGCCGGGCGACCCCGTCACGGTCACGCGCCGCGACGGCCGGGCCGTCCGCTTCCGCGTCACCGGCGCGCGGGTGGCGCCGTGGGATGCGTCGGGGCTCGACCCGCAGGCCCCCGGCCGGCATCTCGCCCTGGTCACCTGCTGGCCGCTCGCGGCCCTGCGCTCCGGACCCTTGCGGCTGATCGTCGAGGCGGAGGCGGAAACGCCCTGA